The Gemmatimonadota bacterium genome has a segment encoding these proteins:
- the floA gene encoding flotillin-like protein FloA (flotillin-like protein involved in membrane lipid rafts): protein MLLVLLTIALIVLTIFIRFIPVGLWIRAAASGVRVPFVTLFGMRFRKVDPTRIVDPLITAIKAGLPLGINELEAHFLSGGNVARVVNALISADKAGIPLTFKQATAIDLAGRDVLEAVQVSVNPKVITTPKIAAMAKDGIQLLAMARVTVRANVNRLVGGAGEETILARVGEGIVSTIGSADSHKAVLENPDMISKTVLAKGLDAGTAFEILSIDIADVDVGKNIGAELQTDQAEADKRIAQAKAEERRALAVAVEQEYKAEVVRERAKLVAAEALIPMAIAEAFRAGHLGVMDYQRYKNMQADTDMRRSISAGGELPGVGEISG from the coding sequence ATGCTCCTGGTCCTGCTCACGATCGCGTTGATCGTGCTGACGATCTTCATCCGCTTCATCCCGGTGGGACTGTGGATTCGTGCAGCAGCCTCCGGGGTGCGGGTGCCGTTCGTCACGCTCTTCGGCATGCGCTTCCGGAAGGTCGATCCGACGCGCATCGTCGATCCGCTCATCACCGCGATCAAGGCGGGGCTGCCGCTCGGCATCAACGAGCTCGAGGCGCACTTCCTCTCCGGCGGCAACGTGGCGCGGGTGGTCAACGCGCTGATCTCCGCCGACAAGGCCGGCATCCCGCTGACGTTCAAGCAGGCGACGGCGATCGACCTTGCCGGCCGCGACGTGCTCGAGGCGGTGCAGGTGAGCGTGAACCCGAAGGTGATCACCACGCCGAAGATCGCGGCCATGGCGAAGGACGGCATCCAGTTGTTGGCGATGGCGCGCGTCACGGTGCGCGCCAATGTCAATCGGCTGGTTGGTGGCGCCGGTGAGGAAACGATTTTGGCGCGAGTGGGCGAGGGCATCGTGAGTACGATCGGTTCGGCGGATTCCCACAAGGCGGTACTCGAGAATCCCGACATGATCTCGAAGACGGTGCTCGCCAAGGGCCTCGATGCCGGCACGGCGTTCGAGATTCTTTCGATCGACATTGCCGACGTGGATGTCGGCAAGAACATCGGCGCCGAGTTGCAGACCGACCAGGCCGAGGCGGACAAGCGGATCGCGCAGGCCAAGGCGGAGGAGCGGCGTGCGTTGGCCGTGGCCGTCGAGCAGGAGTACAAGGCCGAAGTGGTGCGTGAGCGCGCCAAGCTGGTGGCCGCCGAGGCGTTGATTCCGATGGCGATCGCGGAGGCGTTCCGGGCCGGGCACCTGGGGGTGATGGACTACCAGCGCTACAAGAACATGCAGGCCGACACGGACATGCGTCGCTCGATCTCGGCGGGCGGCGAGTTGCCGGGCGTCGGCGAAATCTCGGGCTGA
- a CDS encoding inorganic diphosphatase, with amino-acid sequence MIEIPAHGRNKYELDKELGVFRLDRVLHSAVHYPGDYGFIPRTLGDDGDPLDIIVLLTEPVFTGCLIEVRPVGVFEMVDRGEADEKIIAVATSDPFAESIHDLGDIRPHALREIEHFFQVYKNLEGTRVESRGFQNAAAAKQFISRYITAYDERFGAPKA; translated from the coding sequence ATCATCGAGATCCCGGCCCACGGCCGCAACAAGTACGAGCTCGACAAGGAGCTCGGCGTCTTCCGCCTCGACCGCGTCCTCCACAGCGCCGTCCACTACCCCGGCGACTACGGCTTCATCCCCCGGACCCTGGGCGACGACGGCGACCCGCTCGATATCATCGTCCTGCTCACCGAGCCGGTCTTCACCGGCTGCCTGATCGAGGTCCGTCCCGTCGGCGTCTTCGAGATGGTGGACCGCGGCGAAGCCGATGAGAAGATCATCGCCGTTGCCACCAGCGACCCGTTCGCCGAATCGATCCACGACCTCGGCGACATCCGGCCGCACGCGCTCCGCGAGATCGAACACTTCTTCCAGGTCTACAAGAACCTCGAAGGGACACGCGTCGAAAGCCGCGGCTTCCAGAACGCCGCAGCCGCGAAGCAATTCATCTCCCGCTACATCACGGCGTACGACGAGCGCTTCGGAGCGCCCAAGGCGTAA
- a CDS encoding MoxR family ATPase — MTTPSAAPPLRFEDAVTLVHRLDEEVGRVIIGQRQVRHDILTCLLAGGHCLLRGVPGLAKTLLIKTLADAVHLTFSRIQFTPDLMPSDILGTEVIEDDATGGKRHVRFLPGPVFANIILADEINRTPPRTQAALLEAMQEYQVTIGGVRHELQRPLFVLATENPIEQEGTYPLPEAQLDRFLFNVVMDYPEIEDERRILAETTTGRTAAVSPVTTGAELESARMLVRALPAAANVVDYALRLIRATRPADGHAPAAVRDFVRWGAGPRAGQALVLGAKAAALLDGRAVPAPEDVTRVALPVLRHRLLVNFQAEADGITPDDVIRRLLDAVRP; from the coding sequence CTGACCACTCCGTCTGCCGCCCCGCCGCTCCGCTTCGAGGACGCGGTCACGCTGGTCCACCGCCTCGATGAGGAAGTGGGCCGCGTCATCATCGGCCAGCGCCAGGTCCGCCACGACATCCTGACCTGCCTCCTCGCCGGCGGCCACTGCCTCCTCCGCGGCGTCCCTGGGCTCGCCAAGACCCTCCTGATCAAGACGCTGGCCGATGCGGTGCACCTGACCTTCTCCCGCATCCAGTTCACCCCCGACCTGATGCCCTCCGACATCCTCGGCACCGAGGTGATCGAGGACGATGCCACCGGCGGCAAGCGGCACGTCCGCTTCCTCCCGGGGCCGGTGTTCGCCAACATCATCCTCGCCGATGAGATCAATCGGACCCCGCCACGGACGCAGGCCGCATTGCTCGAAGCGATGCAGGAATACCAGGTCACCATCGGTGGCGTCCGCCACGAACTGCAGCGTCCGCTCTTCGTGCTCGCCACCGAGAACCCGATCGAGCAGGAAGGGACCTATCCGCTGCCCGAAGCGCAGCTGGACCGCTTCCTCTTCAACGTCGTGATGGACTATCCCGAGATTGAAGATGAGCGACGCATACTCGCGGAGACCACCACCGGACGCACCGCGGCCGTCTCGCCAGTGACCACCGGCGCGGAGTTGGAGTCGGCCCGCATGCTGGTGCGTGCGCTGCCTGCCGCCGCGAACGTCGTGGACTACGCGCTGCGCCTGATCCGCGCGACGCGCCCTGCCGATGGTCACGCCCCGGCCGCCGTGCGCGACTTCGTGCGCTGGGGTGCCGGACCGCGCGCCGGGCAGGCCCTCGTTCTCGGTGCCAAGGCCGCCGCTCTCCTCGATGGTCGCGCTGTCCCCGCACCAGAGGACGTGACGCGCGTCGCGCTGCCCGTGCTGCGGCACCGCCTGCTGGTGAACTTCCAGGCCGAGGCCGATGGCATCACGCCGGATGACGTGATCCGGCGTTTGCTCGACGCCGTCCGGCCCTGA
- a CDS encoding DUF58 domain-containing protein produces the protein MTQAPGSGSLSASVLAHLDDLELMARIVIEGTRTGGNRSPFHGFTTEFHQHRPYRAGDDLKHLDWKLYGRSDRLYTRQYRETTNLAVTLIVDASASMAYPEHGVSKWQYARIVAASLAYLVAEQGNTVGLSTLQGGALTHLPARGGRPHLLALLARLHRLTPTGAFDAPRAIAGVGRLLRRRGVVILLSDCYDAEEESRRELRHLVQRGHDVTVLQLTSPDEVALPFSGAVEIEDVEAGTKRITDATAIASEYRRAVSAFHERCRMESVRAGIDYALLSTDVPPARALRHYLRHRESRSTNAQRPASA, from the coding sequence GTGACGCAGGCGCCCGGCAGTGGATCGCTGAGCGCGTCGGTCCTCGCGCATCTCGACGACCTCGAGTTGATGGCGCGAATCGTCATCGAAGGCACCCGCACCGGCGGCAACCGATCGCCGTTCCACGGCTTCACCACCGAGTTCCACCAGCACCGCCCCTACCGCGCCGGCGACGACCTCAAGCATCTCGACTGGAAGCTCTACGGCCGAAGCGATCGTCTCTACACTCGGCAATACCGCGAGACGACCAACCTCGCGGTCACGCTCATTGTCGACGCCTCCGCGTCGATGGCGTACCCTGAGCACGGCGTCAGCAAGTGGCAGTACGCGCGCATCGTCGCCGCGTCACTCGCCTATCTCGTGGCGGAGCAGGGAAACACCGTCGGCCTCTCCACGCTGCAAGGCGGCGCGCTGACGCACCTGCCGGCCCGCGGCGGGCGCCCCCACCTGCTGGCCTTGCTCGCCCGACTGCATCGACTCACGCCGACCGGCGCGTTCGACGCCCCGCGGGCGATCGCCGGTGTCGGCCGCCTGCTGCGCCGCCGCGGCGTGGTGATCCTGCTCTCCGACTGTTACGACGCCGAGGAAGAGAGCCGTCGCGAACTTCGGCATCTGGTGCAGCGAGGGCACGATGTCACCGTGCTCCAGCTGACCTCGCCTGACGAAGTGGCACTCCCCTTCAGCGGAGCGGTCGAGATCGAGGACGTGGAAGCGGGGACGAAGCGCATCACCGACGCCACGGCGATCGCGTCCGAGTATCGCCGTGCCGTCTCGGCCTTCCATGAACGCTGCCGGATGGAGTCGGTCCGGGCAGGGATCGACTACGCGCTCCTCTCGACCGATGTCCCACCCGCGCGGGCGCTGCGGCACTACTTGCGGCACCGCGAGTCGCGGTCGACCAACGCGCAACGGCCCGCCTCGGCATGA
- a CDS encoding BatA domain-containing protein, with the protein MTWLQPWAWLGAATILLPTLIHLLGRGQSRTHRFPSLRFIDAARLLPAQRTRLQDLPLLVVRVAVLLLASSPSRSRACAAQRGWGPQEGVSRGRL; encoded by the coding sequence ATGACATGGCTCCAGCCCTGGGCCTGGCTCGGCGCGGCAACGATCCTCCTCCCGACCCTGATTCACCTGCTCGGTCGGGGGCAGAGCCGTACGCACCGATTTCCCTCGCTCCGGTTCATCGATGCGGCGCGGCTGCTCCCGGCACAGCGGACCCGCCTGCAAGACCTTCCCCTGCTGGTGGTGCGCGTCGCGGTCTTGCTCTTGGCGTCATCGCCCTCGCGCAGCCGCGCATGCGCGGCGCAGAGGGGGTGGGGGCCGCAGGAGGGGGTCTCACGCGGGCGATTGTGA